In one Gossypium hirsutum isolate 1008001.06 chromosome D09, Gossypium_hirsutum_v2.1, whole genome shotgun sequence genomic region, the following are encoded:
- the LOC107941344 gene encoding nuclear transport factor 2, translating to MALETATRPATPSAQVVGNAFVEQYYHILYNSPELAHRFYHDSSVISRPDSSGVMTSVTTMQGINEKILSFDYTNHKAEINTADAQKSYQEGVTILVTGCLTGKDNMKRKFAQSFFLAPQDNGYFVLNDVLRYVGDSEPLEKHKVNGVNDAPRVPPTPEPELTQVLEPSAPDPATALVEENQNVAEKVYEPSDQEKQLVDEDKAVVKPQSNSNGDDITVVVESASSSAQEDSAKKSYASIVKVPKGSPGPIRVYLPSNTTKVTPKKTEKQPPISAAPATPEASAPSSADAPENDNIPEEVEGHSIYIRNLPFNVTATQLEQEFKKFGPIKQGGVQVRNNKQQGYCFGFVEFLSLNSMNDAIQASPVTIGERQAVVEIKRTSTRVVSGRGSFPGRRGTFRNDSFRGRNFGGNRSFGRNEYGNRGEYSSRPRGGSTGREGRGRGNRSSRPNQNMAST from the exons ATGGCATTGGAAACAGCAACTCGACCGGCTACTCCGAGTGCCCAAGTTGTTGGAAATGCTTTCGTTGAACAGTATTACCACATTCTTTACAACTCTCCTGAATTGGCTCATAGATTCTATCATGATTCAAGTGTGATTAGCCGCCCGGATTCCAGTGGTGTGATGACATCGGTGACAACCATGCAA GGTATTAATGAGAAGATTCTTTCCTTCGATTACACAAATCATAAGGCTGAGATTAATACCGCTGATGCTCAGAAATCTTATCAGGAAGGAGTAACTATATTAGTAACTGGGTGTCTAACGGGCAAGGATAACATGAAGAGAAAATTTGCGCAATCCTTTTTCCTTGCTCCCCAAGACAATGGGTACTTTGTTCTAAATGATGTACTTAGGTATGTCGGAGACAGCGAACCCTTAGAGAAGCATAAAGTTAATGGTGTTAATGATGCTCCTAGAGTGCCTCCAACACCTGAACCTG AGCTTACTCAAGTTTTGGAGCCTTCTGCACCGGATCCAGCTACTGCCCTTGTGGAAGAGAATCAAAATGTTGCTGAGAAAGTTTATGAGCCTTCAGACCAGGAAAAACAGTTGGTCGATGAAGACAAGGCGGTTGTGAAACCCCAGTCTAATTCAAACGGTGATGATATTACTGTAGTTGTTGAATCGGCTTCTTCTTCAGCCCAAGAGGATTCTGCAAAGAAATCCTATGCATCAATT GTAAAAGTACCAAAAGGAAGTCCGGGGCCAATAAGAGTCTATTTACCTTCTAATACTACAAAAGTGACACCCAAGAAAACTGAGAAGCAGCCTCCTATTTCTGCAGCACCTGCTACACCGGAAGCTTCTGCACCTTCTAGCGCTGATGCCCCTGAGAATGACAACATTCCGGAGGAAG TTGAAGGCCATTCCATTTACATTAGAAATTTGCCCTTCAATGTGACGGCTACACAGCTCGAGCAAGAGTTTAAGAAATTTGGACCAATCAAGCAAGGGGGTGTCCAAGTTAGGAACAATAAG CAACAAGGGTACTGTTTCGGTTTTGTGGAATTTCTGTCTTTGAACTCCATGAATGATGCAATTCAG GCTTCACCAGTTACGATCGGAGAGCGTCAAGCTGTTGTGGAGATTAAGAGAACTTCAACTAGAG TTGTTAGTGGAAGAGGTAGTTTCCCAGGACGAAGAGGAACATTTCGAAATGACAGCTTCAGGGGACGAAACTTTGGTGGAAATCGAAGCTTTGGAAGAAATGAATATGGAAACAGAGGTGAATATAGCAGTCGACCTAGGGGGGGTTCAACAGGTCGTGAAGGGAGAGGGAGAGGTAACCGATCAAGTCGACCAAACCAGAATATGGCTTCTACTTGA